GGACCAGGCCGGGGAAATGGAACGGGTTCGGCAAGCGCACAACTTCGAAACGCGGCGGATGCTGGGCATCCCGGAACAACACTTCGACCCGGAGGCCATCCGGGACGAACTGGAGCTGATCGAACTCGCCACCCGGGCCGCGGGCGCCTACGCCCCGACCCACCAGGTCATGCGCCGCAACCTGGGCGACGTCCAAACCGTGGAGCAGGCGACGGACTTGTTCGAATAACACGTCGGCCCCGGAGCTCTTCGCACATCACTTCGCACGGAGGAACCGTTCATGTCCCAAGAAACCCCGCAACGCAATCTGGCCCTGGATCTGGCCCGGGTGACCGAGGCCGCGGCCCTGGCCTCTTCCCGCTGGCTGGGCAAGGGCGACAAGGAACGCGGCGACCATGCCGCTGTGGAGGCCATGCGCCTGAGCTTCAGCGCCATCGACATCAACGGCGTGGTGGTCATCGGCGAGGGAGAAAAAGATGAAGCCCCGATGCTCTACAATGGGGAGAAGCTCGGCACGGGCCGCGGACCGGAAGTGGACGTGGCCGTGGATCCGGTGGAGGGGACGAGCCTGCTGGCCTATGGTCGGCCCAATGCCATCGCCGTGGTCGCCCTGGCCCCGCGTGGAACGCTCTATGATCCCGGCCCGGCTTTCTACATGAAGAAGATGGCCGTGCCCCACGAGGCCAAGTATCAGGTGGACATCAAGGCCCCGGTGGCCGAAAACCTGCGCCGGGTGGCCAAGGCCCTGGGCAAGGCCGTGGACGACCTGTCGGTCTTTATCCTGGACAAGCCCCGGCACGCGGAGCTGATCAAGGAAATCCGAGAAGCCGGGGCCCGCATCCAGCTGCATACGGACGGCGACGTGGCCGGGGCCCTGATGGCCACGACCCCGGGCGGCGAGGTGGACATGATGATCGGTACCGGCGGGACGCCGGAAGGCGTGCTGGCCGCGGTGGCCATCCGGATTATGGGCGGGGAGATGCAGTGCATGCTGGATCCGCAGTCCGAGGACGAGCGCCGGGCCCTGGAGGAGGCCGGGCACAGCCTCAGCCGCGTCCTGACCGTGGACGACTTGGTCCGCAG
This genomic stretch from Desulfonatronum sp. SC1 harbors:
- the glpX gene encoding class II fructose-bisphosphatase yields the protein MSQETPQRNLALDLARVTEAAALASSRWLGKGDKERGDHAAVEAMRLSFSAIDINGVVVIGEGEKDEAPMLYNGEKLGTGRGPEVDVAVDPVEGTSLLAYGRPNAIAVVALAPRGTLYDPGPAFYMKKMAVPHEAKYQVDIKAPVAENLRRVAKALGKAVDDLSVFILDKPRHAELIKEIREAGARIQLHTDGDVAGALMATTPGGEVDMMIGTGGTPEGVLAAVAIRIMGGEMQCMLDPQSEDERRALEEAGHSLSRVLTVDDLVRSDDVFFAATGISGGTFLKGVEFTGKGAVTHSMVMRGRTGTFRRIEAQHSFAKLMRISSIEYNKAGSQ